One Prosthecobacter sp. DNA segment encodes these proteins:
- a CDS encoding Gfo/Idh/MocA family oxidoreductase produces MSASQPLSSRRQFITRSATAAAAFGFPAIVSSRSPNAKLNLVFIGVGGRGAGNIKDLTGIPLYTPPRGNNAKKDAPKADAGAQPPPPLEPRENVIALCDVNGENLDRAGAAFPKARKFRDFRKLYDELSASEIDAVVISSTEHTHAYATLPALLMKKPVYCEKPLTHNVAEARLITEAAARAGVVTQMGTQIHGMPNYRRVVELIQSGAIGKVTEAHVCVSRAWGLQSKEDAEKNGDIVFVTERPTVAETPPPYLDWDLWIGPAPMRPYNSVYFPGPKWYRWWDFGNGTMSDLGSHWNDLPFWALKLDAPLSVEAFGPEPHPEIAPASMHAVYEYGPRGDMPACKVHWHQGSSKPDAWKNDPFISKWNSGVLFIGDKGMLLSDYGKHILLPEADFKDFQRPKPFIADSPGHHAEFLAAIKNGTPTGSPFSYAGPLTEANHLGNVAHRAGGKIVWDAKAMRITNNEAANRFLSRVPREGWKLG; encoded by the coding sequence ATGAGTGCCAGCCAGCCCCTTTCCTCCCGCCGTCAGTTCATCACCCGCAGCGCCACCGCAGCCGCCGCGTTCGGATTTCCCGCCATCGTCAGCTCACGTTCGCCGAATGCCAAACTGAACCTCGTCTTCATCGGCGTCGGTGGCCGTGGCGCGGGAAACATCAAGGATCTGACCGGCATCCCGCTTTACACACCGCCACGCGGCAACAACGCGAAGAAAGACGCCCCAAAGGCCGATGCGGGCGCACAACCGCCGCCCCCGCTCGAGCCGCGTGAGAATGTGATCGCGCTGTGCGATGTGAATGGTGAGAACCTCGACCGCGCAGGCGCTGCATTTCCAAAAGCGCGGAAGTTCCGCGACTTCCGCAAGCTCTATGATGAACTCAGCGCGTCCGAGATCGATGCCGTCGTCATCAGCAGCACCGAGCACACGCACGCCTATGCCACCTTGCCCGCGCTGCTGATGAAGAAGCCGGTCTATTGCGAAAAACCGCTCACGCACAACGTCGCCGAAGCTCGATTGATCACGGAAGCTGCCGCCAGGGCTGGTGTGGTGACGCAGATGGGCACGCAGATCCACGGCATGCCGAATTACCGCCGCGTCGTCGAGCTGATTCAAAGTGGCGCGATTGGCAAAGTGACCGAGGCGCATGTGTGCGTGTCACGTGCCTGGGGTTTGCAGAGCAAGGAGGATGCCGAGAAGAACGGCGACATTGTGTTCGTGACCGAACGGCCCACCGTCGCCGAAACACCGCCGCCCTATCTTGATTGGGACCTGTGGATCGGCCCCGCGCCGATGCGTCCCTACAACAGCGTCTATTTTCCCGGCCCGAAGTGGTATCGCTGGTGGGACTTCGGCAACGGCACCATGTCCGACCTCGGCAGCCATTGGAACGACCTGCCGTTCTGGGCACTGAAACTCGACGCACCGCTCAGCGTCGAAGCCTTCGGGCCCGAGCCGCACCCGGAGATCGCTCCAGCGTCCATGCATGCTGTTTACGAATACGGCCCGCGTGGCGACATGCCCGCGTGCAAGGTTCACTGGCATCAAGGATCGAGCAAACCAGACGCGTGGAAGAACGATCCCTTCATCAGCAAGTGGAACAGCGGCGTGCTCTTCATCGGCGACAAAGGCATGCTGCTCTCCGACTACGGCAAACACATCCTGCTGCCCGAGGCCGACTTCAAAGACTTCCAGCGTCCGAAGCCCTTCATCGCCGACTCCCCCGGCCATCACGCCGAGTTTTTGGCCGCCATCAAGAACGGCACACCCACCGGCAGCCCCTTCAGCTACGCCGGCCCGCTCACGGAGGCCAATCACCTCGGCAACGTCGCCCATCGCGCCGGTGGCAAGATCGTGTGGGATGCCAAGGCCATGCGCATCACCAACAACGAGGCGGCGAACCGTTTCCTCAGCCGCGTGCCGAGAGAGGGCTGGAAGCTGGGTTGA